A genomic stretch from Cloacibacterium caeni includes:
- a CDS encoding NUDIX hydrolase: protein MYKVFVNEKRLSISKSPIPIEKNLPYEETTTLEIAIDLLENTSTSEINIYGENLEQIWEELTGMLRVVEAAGGIVFNQENKILFIHRLGRWDLPKGKIEPEESLENAALRELEEETGLTELILEEFVNTTFHIYKEKKQGKEERILKATHWFKMTYVGQKEPIPQTEEGITKVEWKTQTEINDEVLPNTFKNIKLILSEVFAI from the coding sequence ATGTATAAAGTTTTTGTCAATGAAAAAAGATTAAGCATCAGTAAATCTCCAATTCCCATTGAGAAGAACTTGCCTTATGAAGAAACCACCACCTTGGAAATCGCCATAGATTTGCTCGAAAATACTTCTACCTCAGAAATTAACATTTACGGTGAGAATTTAGAGCAAATTTGGGAAGAATTGACGGGTATGTTACGAGTTGTGGAAGCAGCAGGTGGAATTGTTTTCAACCAAGAAAATAAAATCCTTTTCATTCACCGATTAGGAAGATGGGATTTACCGAAAGGTAAAATAGAGCCAGAAGAATCTCTAGAAAATGCTGCGCTAAGAGAATTAGAAGAAGAAACTGGACTTACAGAGCTTATTTTAGAAGAATTTGTAAATACTACTTTCCATATTTACAAAGAAAAAAAACAAGGAAAAGAGGAAAGAATTCTAAAAGCCACGCATTGGTTTAAAATGACTTATGTAGGTCAAAAAGAACCGATTCCTCAAACCGAAGAAGGAATTACAAAAGTAGAATGGAAAACGCAAACCGAAATTAACGACGAAGTTTTGCCCAATACTTTTAAAAACATCAAACTGATTTTGAGCGAGGTTTTTGCAATATAA
- a CDS encoding UDP-N-acetylmuramoyl-tripeptide--D-alanyl-D-alanine ligase — protein sequence MNITDFYALYLQANKVTIDSRKIEKNDMFFAFSGENFNAATLAETAMDNGALAVIVEDKNFENTAKNIFYVNSTLEFLQDLAKHHRAQLRIPIIALTGSNGKTTTKEIIHAVLSQKYNTQYTFGNLNNHIGVPLTVLSIKPEHEMAVVEMGANHQKEIEFLCTIAQPNFGYITNFGKAHLEGFGGVEGVIKGKSELYDYLKSNNQFVIVNENDPIQVEKTEGYDLVIPFGRRDSEFYFEKFTENNCVGIIYNEVEALSKLTGDYNFTNLCAATSLGLYFGIDFNLIKKAIEEYTPTNMRSQIVKKGDKTLVLDTYNANPSSMKVSLENFNDFIGTKTIIIGDMLELGEESATEHSQILELAKSFNFDEIITVGPHFKEVNASGVAFLTTQDLINYLTENEIHSQNILLKASRGIALEKALEFIK from the coding sequence ATGAATATTACAGATTTTTATGCGCTTTATTTACAAGCCAATAAAGTAACCATAGACAGCAGAAAAATTGAAAAAAACGATATGTTTTTCGCTTTTTCTGGTGAGAATTTTAATGCGGCTACTTTAGCTGAAACAGCTATGGATAATGGCGCTCTTGCCGTAATCGTAGAAGATAAAAATTTTGAAAATACGGCTAAAAATATTTTTTATGTTAACTCTACATTAGAATTTTTACAAGATTTAGCAAAACATCACAGAGCACAGTTGAGAATTCCTATTATTGCTTTAACAGGGAGTAATGGGAAAACTACGACCAAGGAAATCATTCATGCTGTTCTTTCGCAGAAATACAATACTCAATATACTTTTGGGAATCTCAATAATCACATTGGCGTTCCATTAACTGTTCTTTCTATAAAGCCAGAACACGAAATGGCGGTGGTAGAAATGGGCGCTAATCACCAAAAAGAAATTGAATTTTTATGTACGATTGCTCAACCTAATTTTGGATATATTACTAATTTCGGGAAGGCACATTTAGAAGGTTTCGGTGGAGTAGAAGGTGTAATCAAAGGAAAATCTGAATTGTATGATTACCTCAAATCGAATAATCAATTTGTAATAGTGAATGAAAATGATCCTATTCAAGTTGAAAAAACAGAAGGATATGATTTGGTGATTCCTTTCGGAAGAAGAGATTCTGAGTTTTATTTTGAAAAATTCACAGAAAATAATTGTGTTGGAATTATTTATAATGAGGTAGAAGCACTTTCAAAACTTACGGGAGATTACAACTTTACCAATCTTTGTGCGGCTACCAGTTTAGGTTTGTATTTTGGGATTGATTTTAATTTAATCAAAAAAGCCATTGAAGAATACACACCAACCAACATGCGTTCGCAAATCGTGAAAAAAGGAGATAAAACCTTGGTTTTAGATACTTACAACGCGAATCCTAGCTCTATGAAGGTTTCTCTGGAAAATTTCAATGATTTTATTGGAACTAAGACCATCATCATTGGTGATATGCTAGAATTGGGCGAAGAAAGCGCAACAGAACATTCTCAAATTTTAGAATTGGCTAAATCCTTTAATTTTGATGAAATCATTACTGTTGGTCCGCATTTTAAAGAAGTAAATGCTTCTGGAGTGGCCTTTTTAACTACACAAGATTTAATCAATTATTTAACCGAAAATGAAATCCATTCGCAGAATATATTGCTGAAAGCTTCACGAGGAATCGCGCTAGAAAAAGCATTAGAATTCATTAAATAA
- a CDS encoding CorA family divalent cation transporter, whose protein sequence is MIESTLHKTIEYEWIDILEMKQEDIAEISKKYDINHYWLEDCIDPNHLPKFEDNGNLKFFLTRLNTSTERLILNTISDVSTKLGIFLKDNLILTVHRIENDALKSLLKEIAIHPENFKTPYQLALHLGQKIFISFEQENEVLLDQLDKMENEVFLKNVSNSAQLKRLYRFKRKVGLNLKVLNLSSDWVSSFEKLPLDSVEIKDLKDSYKDAISDFDHLHLQTNNLMSMFLALSDQKANQVMKMLAIYSVYFLPITFIAGVYGMNFEYMPEITKPYGYFATLGLMGIIVIFTFIYVRRKKW, encoded by the coding sequence ATGATAGAGAGTACACTTCACAAAACCATAGAATATGAATGGATAGATATTTTAGAAATGAAGCAAGAAGACATTGCCGAAATTTCTAAAAAATATGATATCAATCACTATTGGTTAGAAGACTGTATAGACCCGAATCACTTGCCAAAATTTGAAGACAATGGCAATTTAAAATTTTTCTTAACCAGATTAAATACTTCTACCGAAAGACTCATCCTCAATACCATAAGTGATGTAAGTACCAAATTGGGAATTTTCTTGAAAGACAATCTCATTCTTACGGTACACAGAATAGAAAACGATGCTCTAAAATCTCTTTTGAAAGAAATAGCAATTCACCCAGAAAATTTTAAAACTCCTTATCAATTAGCGCTTCATTTAGGACAAAAAATATTTATTTCCTTTGAACAAGAAAACGAGGTTCTTCTAGACCAATTAGATAAAATGGAAAATGAAGTTTTTCTAAAAAACGTTTCTAATTCTGCACAGTTGAAAAGGCTTTATCGTTTCAAAAGAAAAGTAGGACTCAATCTGAAAGTGCTGAATCTTTCATCAGATTGGGTGAGTTCTTTTGAAAAACTACCTCTAGATTCAGTAGAAATAAAGGACTTGAAAGACAGTTATAAAGATGCCATTAGTGATTTCGACCATTTGCATTTACAAACCAATAACTTAATGAGCATGTTTCTGGCACTCTCTGACCAAAAAGCCAATCAGGTCATGAAAATGCTCGCCATTTATTCGGTTTATTTCTTGCCTATTACTTTTATTGCGGGAGTTTACGGAATGAATTTCGAGTATATGCCAGAAATCACAAAACCTTATGGCTACTTTGCTACATTAGGTTTGATGGGAATCATTGTAATCTTCACTTTTATATATGTTAGAAGAAAAAAATGGTGA
- the lptC gene encoding LPS export ABC transporter periplasmic protein LptC: MQKKFSRILFKNIVTFSGLAIFFALTSCEEDLAKVNDKKSTNFASRIIYNADIVKKDSGMVKVRFKAPLLEEYEFVDTPYVVVRKGLYLEFYDSKKPKTPGKLWAKYAKMIDKKQFYEARGNVKVINNEGQTFAMQSIYWDKAKQRMYTKDTVFITDKDGSIFVAANGMNAKDDFSEYTFYNNSGDFNVKKMPNSGN, from the coding sequence ATGCAGAAAAAATTCTCAAGAATATTATTTAAAAATATAGTCACCTTTTCAGGTTTGGCTATATTTTTTGCTTTGACTTCTTGCGAAGAAGATTTGGCCAAAGTAAACGATAAAAAAAGCACCAATTTCGCTTCTAGAATTATTTATAATGCCGATATTGTAAAAAAAGATTCTGGAATGGTAAAAGTGCGTTTCAAAGCGCCATTGCTAGAAGAATATGAATTTGTAGACACTCCTTATGTAGTGGTAAGAAAAGGACTATATTTAGAATTTTATGATTCTAAAAAACCCAAAACTCCAGGAAAACTTTGGGCAAAATATGCCAAAATGATTGACAAAAAACAATTCTACGAAGCCAGAGGAAATGTAAAAGTCATCAATAACGAAGGACAAACCTTTGCCATGCAATCTATTTATTGGGACAAAGCAAAACAAAGAATGTACACTAAAGATACCGTTTTCATAACAGATAAAGACGGTTCAATTTTCGTGGCGGCAAATGGAATGAATGCAAAAGATGATTTCTCTGAATATACCTTCTACAACAATTCTGGAGACTTCAATGTGAAGAAGATGCCAAATTCTGGAAATTAA
- a CDS encoding DNA polymerase III subunit — protein MNWEEIVGQKKVIETLKDAIDKERVGHAQLFIGEEGFGVLPLALAYAKEILKRENEHAASKVEHLNHLDLHFSFPVFTEKNNSLSQRLFEDFRNMILENPYASINDWNEVLDAQNKQLFISADEVDALNQKFALKSFEGGTKILIVWRVDKMNVIAANKFLKFLEEPPKKTIILLLAEKIDTILPTILSRCQAIEVPRIDDESLEQGIRNQFDVSEEKIKEVIHQAQGNYNTALQLLQNDSANEEFEELFIDWVRNAFMAKKKPEVLRNIVLWGRNIASWNREKQKNFLDFCSEMFRLALLQNYDAEHLVYKRLSKNGFNWEAFTNFIHGANIVDILEEISDADLHLYRNANAKIVWTDLGIKLTRYIHRSA, from the coding sequence ATGAATTGGGAAGAAATTGTAGGACAAAAAAAAGTTATAGAAACGCTTAAAGATGCAATAGATAAAGAAAGAGTAGGGCATGCTCAGTTATTTATTGGTGAAGAAGGTTTCGGCGTTTTACCATTGGCTCTGGCTTATGCTAAAGAAATTCTCAAAAGAGAAAATGAACATGCTGCCTCTAAAGTAGAGCATCTCAATCACTTAGATTTACATTTTAGTTTTCCCGTTTTTACAGAAAAAAACAATTCTTTGAGTCAAAGATTGTTTGAGGATTTCAGAAATATGATTCTAGAAAATCCTTACGCTTCCATTAATGATTGGAATGAAGTTTTAGACGCTCAAAACAAGCAATTGTTTATTTCTGCTGATGAAGTAGATGCACTGAATCAGAAGTTTGCGCTAAAAAGTTTTGAAGGAGGAACTAAAATCCTCATTGTTTGGCGAGTAGACAAAATGAATGTTATTGCAGCCAATAAATTTTTAAAATTTCTAGAAGAGCCTCCCAAAAAGACGATTATTTTGCTTCTTGCAGAGAAAATAGACACCATTTTGCCTACCATTTTATCAAGATGTCAAGCGATAGAAGTGCCTAGAATTGATGACGAAAGTCTAGAGCAAGGAATCAGAAATCAATTTGATGTTTCCGAAGAAAAAATAAAAGAAGTGATTCACCAAGCGCAAGGAAATTACAATACCGCGCTACAATTGCTTCAAAATGATTCTGCGAATGAAGAATTTGAGGAACTTTTTATCGATTGGGTGAGAAACGCTTTCATGGCGAAAAAGAAACCAGAAGTTTTGAGAAATATCGTTTTGTGGGGAAGAAATATCGCTTCTTGGAACCGAGAAAAACAGAAAAATTTCTTAGATTTTTGTTCTGAGATGTTCAGATTAGCATTATTGCAAAATTATGATGCAGAACATTTGGTTTACAAACGTTTATCTAAAAACGGATTCAACTGGGAAGCGTTTACCAATTTTATTCACGGAGCTAATATTGTAGATATTTTGGAAGAAATCTCCGATGCTGATTTGCATCTTTATAGAAATGCAAATGCCAAAATTGTTTGGACAGATTTAGGCATAAAATTAACCAGATACATTCACCGAAGTGCATAA
- a CDS encoding 3-oxoacyl-ACP synthase III family protein, with protein sequence MIKSVIKGYGYYVPENVVTNDDLSKLMTTNDEWITERTGIKERRHRKNRNDSEETTAFLAKKAAEKALEKANLTAKDLDFIVFATLSPDYFFPGSGVVLQEMLGCDTIGALDVRNQCSGFVYATSVADAFIKTGTYKNVLVVGAEVHSFGLDFTDDGRGVSVIFGDGAGAIILSASEDENEEGVLAVNMHSEGKYAEELAVKFPGTKLGWMDRVLYEPEAVERQDIYPVMNGNFVFKHAVTRFPETMMEALTKAGKTPEDLDMFIPHQANLRIAQFVQQRFGLPDEKIFNNIQKYGNTTAASIPIALCEALDQGKIKKGDLVLLSAFGSGFTWGSVLFRY encoded by the coding sequence ATGATTAAGAGTGTAATAAAAGGATATGGTTATTATGTTCCTGAGAATGTGGTAACTAATGACGATTTGTCTAAGTTGATGACTACTAATGATGAGTGGATTACGGAGAGAACAGGCATCAAAGAGCGCCGTCACAGAAAAAATAGAAATGACAGCGAAGAAACTACAGCGTTTTTGGCAAAAAAAGCAGCTGAAAAGGCTCTAGAAAAAGCAAATCTAACGGCTAAAGATTTAGATTTCATCGTTTTCGCTACTTTAAGTCCAGATTATTTCTTCCCAGGAAGTGGTGTAGTTTTACAAGAAATGCTAGGTTGTGATACCATCGGTGCATTAGATGTAAGAAATCAGTGTTCTGGATTTGTATATGCAACCAGTGTAGCAGATGCTTTTATCAAAACAGGAACTTATAAAAATGTATTGGTAGTAGGAGCAGAAGTTCACTCTTTTGGTTTAGATTTTACTGATGATGGTAGAGGTGTTTCTGTAATTTTCGGAGATGGAGCAGGAGCGATTATTCTTTCTGCGTCAGAAGATGAAAACGAAGAAGGTGTTTTAGCAGTAAACATGCACTCAGAAGGAAAATATGCTGAAGAACTAGCAGTTAAATTCCCGGGAACCAAATTAGGATGGATGGATAGAGTTCTTTACGAGCCAGAAGCTGTAGAAAGACAAGATATTTATCCAGTGATGAATGGTAATTTCGTATTTAAACATGCGGTTACCAGATTCCCAGAAACCATGATGGAAGCCTTAACTAAAGCTGGAAAAACTCCAGAAGATTTAGATATGTTCATTCCACATCAAGCGAATTTGAGAATTGCTCAGTTTGTACAACAGAGATTTGGTTTACCAGACGAAAAAATATTCAATAATATTCAAAAATACGGTAATACTACTGCAGCTTCTATTCCTATCGCACTATGTGAGGCTTTAGACCAAGGAAAAATTAAAAAAGGAGATTTGGTTCTTCTTTCAGCTTTCGGAAGTGGTTTCACTTGGGGAAGTGTACTTTTCAGATATTAA
- a CDS encoding anhydro-N-acetylmuramic acid kinase, whose translation MKTFFSIGLMSGTSLDGLDFCYAKFQNITNWEFEILKTETIPYSPEWKNRLQNAILLSAEDLLALDKEYGFYLGEKTQEFISKNNIVDLDFIASHGHTVFHQPQRKFTLQIGDGRAIKLTTKKPVIYDFRSQDVLMGGNGAPLVPIGDELLFSQYDACLNLGGFSNISLQKNHQRIAFDISPVNVVLNYFAEKLGKNYDENGDFARNGAINFKILEELNALTFYQKPAPKSLGVEFVNSEVFPLLKDESPENIIATFTKHIAEQIAKVFNDNQLKTVLVTGGGTFNTYLLEKIQEKSQTELIVPDENIINFKEALIFAFMGVLRLRNEVNVLCSATGSSENHSSGILV comes from the coding sequence ATGAAAACATTTTTCTCCATTGGTCTAATGTCTGGAACCAGCCTTGATGGTTTAGACTTTTGCTATGCAAAATTCCAAAATATTACCAATTGGGAATTTGAAATTCTAAAAACCGAAACCATTCCTTACTCTCCAGAATGGAAAAATCGTCTGCAAAATGCTATTCTACTTTCGGCTGAAGATTTATTGGCGTTAGACAAAGAATACGGCTTCTATCTTGGCGAAAAAACTCAAGAATTTATTTCCAAAAATAATATTGTTGATTTAGATTTTATCGCTTCTCACGGTCATACTGTTTTTCATCAACCGCAACGAAAATTCACCTTGCAAATCGGTGATGGAAGAGCCATAAAATTAACAACCAAAAAGCCCGTAATCTACGATTTTAGAAGTCAAGATGTTTTAATGGGCGGAAATGGCGCTCCATTAGTTCCGATTGGAGATGAACTTTTATTTTCACAATATGATGCTTGTCTCAATTTGGGCGGATTTTCTAATATTTCTTTACAGAAAAACCATCAAAGAATTGCTTTTGATATTTCACCAGTGAATGTGGTTTTGAATTATTTTGCTGAAAAATTAGGAAAAAACTATGATGAAAACGGTGATTTTGCTAGAAATGGCGCTATTAATTTCAAAATTTTAGAAGAGTTAAATGCTTTAACCTTTTATCAAAAACCCGCTCCAAAATCACTCGGCGTAGAATTTGTGAACTCAGAGGTTTTTCCTTTGTTAAAAGATGAAAGTCCTGAAAATATCATCGCTACTTTTACTAAACATATTGCCGAACAAATTGCCAAAGTTTTTAATGATAATCAGCTCAAAACTGTTTTAGTAACTGGTGGCGGAACTTTCAATACTTATTTATTAGAAAAAATACAAGAAAAATCACAGACAGAACTCATTGTTCCAGACGAAAACATAATCAACTTCAAAGAAGCTTTAATCTTTGCTTTTATGGGCGTTTTAAGACTCAGAAATGAGGTAAATGTACTTTGTTCAGCAACTGGAAGTTCAGAGAATCATTCCAGCGGAATATTGGTATAA
- the ppdK gene encoding pyruvate, phosphate dikinase, which produces MATTAKNEKYVYSFGGGKADGNESMKNLLGGKGANLAEMAGHKDLKLPVPPGFTITTEVCTYFYDNKRQYPSTLEKQIKDALAQVEKLMGKKFGDVKNPLLMSVRSGARKSMPGMMDTVLNIGLNDETIQGLIAESGDERFAYDAYRRLVMMYADVVIEKAGGMEPAKGIGIRKIMDERLEEVKKEKGVELDTDLSADDLKKLVKEFKALTKKHLKQDFPETPWDQLMGGVGAVFASWNGKRAIEYRRIERIPDEWGTAVNVQAMVFGNMGNDSCTGVAFTRNPGNGENKFYGEYLVNAQGEDVVAGIRTPAPINQYSKNDHSKNLTTLEKFMPEQYKELDEIQQRLEKHYKDMQDIEFTIEKGKLYMLQCRVGKRNGVSAVKMAADMYKEGMIDAETAILRVNPNQLVELLLPMFDPDIEKTHKVIAKGLPAGPGGAVGRVVFSSEDAVEWASKGEKVILVREETSPEDVDGMHKSEAILTTKGGMTSHAALVARGWGKCCIVGCSEISIHDKEKYFVTKDGKKIKEGDWVSLNGSKGTVYEGSLPLIDVDLNKNQSYKQLMTLVDKYKTMGVRTNADTPKDVEQATYFGAEGVGLFRTEHMFYGEGSDKPLFLLRKMIMSDTEQERKSALNELFTFVKRDIKATLEVMKGNPVTIRLLDPPLHEFVPHDKAKLQELSKELGVSMSILNRRILALHENNPMLGHRGVRLGVSYPEITEMQVRAIFEAAGELQKEGVKAFPEIMIPVTCGRHELSHQKAIVDRVYDETLEKLGVKKIPYMYGTMIEIPRAALKADSMAQVADFFSFGTNDLTQMSFGFSRDDIGGFLPKYLDLKLLPGDPFVSIDQSGVGELIKIGVERGRKTKPNLKVGICGEHGGDADSVKFCHSIGMNYVSCSPFRVPIARLAAAQAAIEEKAYVKK; this is translated from the coding sequence ATGGCTACAACAGCAAAAAATGAAAAGTATGTGTATTCCTTCGGTGGTGGTAAAGCCGATGGAAATGAGTCAATGAAGAATCTACTTGGTGGAAAAGGTGCTAATTTAGCAGAAATGGCAGGTCATAAAGATCTTAAACTACCTGTTCCTCCCGGTTTTACCATCACTACAGAAGTATGTACGTATTTTTACGATAATAAAAGACAATATCCTTCTACATTAGAAAAGCAAATAAAAGATGCACTTGCTCAAGTTGAAAAATTAATGGGCAAAAAATTCGGAGATGTTAAAAATCCTTTATTAATGTCTGTTCGTTCTGGTGCTAGAAAATCTATGCCAGGAATGATGGATACCGTTCTTAACATTGGTCTTAATGACGAAACTATCCAAGGTCTTATCGCAGAAAGCGGTGACGAAAGGTTTGCTTACGATGCTTACAGAAGATTGGTAATGATGTATGCAGACGTAGTAATCGAAAAAGCAGGTGGTATGGAACCAGCAAAAGGTATTGGTATCCGTAAAATCATGGACGAAAGATTAGAAGAAGTTAAAAAAGAAAAAGGCGTAGAATTAGATACTGATCTTTCTGCTGATGATCTTAAAAAATTAGTAAAAGAATTCAAAGCTTTAACTAAAAAACACCTAAAACAAGACTTCCCTGAAACTCCTTGGGATCAATTAATGGGAGGTGTAGGTGCTGTATTCGCTTCTTGGAACGGAAAACGTGCAATTGAGTACAGAAGAATCGAAAGAATTCCAGATGAATGGGGAACTGCTGTGAACGTACAAGCTATGGTATTCGGTAACATGGGTAATGATTCTTGTACAGGTGTAGCTTTCACGAGAAACCCAGGAAACGGTGAAAATAAATTCTATGGAGAATATTTAGTAAATGCTCAAGGAGAAGACGTAGTTGCAGGTATCAGAACTCCAGCTCCTATCAATCAATATTCTAAAAATGACCACAGTAAAAATTTAACTACTCTAGAGAAATTCATGCCAGAGCAATACAAAGAGCTTGATGAAATTCAACAAAGATTAGAAAAACACTACAAAGACATGCAAGATATAGAATTTACCATCGAAAAAGGTAAACTATACATGCTACAATGTAGAGTGGGTAAAAGAAATGGTGTATCTGCAGTAAAAATGGCTGCTGATATGTACAAAGAAGGAATGATTGATGCAGAAACTGCAATCCTTAGAGTAAATCCTAATCAGTTGGTAGAATTATTATTACCAATGTTCGACCCAGATATCGAAAAAACTCATAAAGTAATCGCTAAAGGTTTACCAGCTGGTCCTGGTGGTGCTGTAGGTAGAGTAGTATTCTCTTCAGAAGATGCTGTAGAATGGGCTTCTAAAGGAGAAAAAGTAATCCTAGTAAGAGAAGAGACTTCTCCAGAAGATGTAGATGGTATGCATAAATCTGAAGCAATTCTTACTACAAAAGGTGGTATGACTTCTCACGCAGCTTTAGTAGCTAGAGGTTGGGGTAAATGTTGTATCGTAGGATGTAGCGAAATCTCTATCCACGATAAAGAAAAATATTTTGTAACCAAAGACGGTAAAAAAATAAAAGAAGGAGATTGGGTATCTCTAAACGGTAGTAAAGGAACTGTTTACGAAGGTTCTTTACCATTAATTGATGTAGATTTAAATAAAAATCAATCTTACAAACAATTAATGACTTTAGTAGATAAATACAAAACAATGGGTGTAAGAACCAATGCTGATACACCTAAAGATGTAGAACAAGCAACTTATTTTGGAGCAGAAGGTGTAGGTCTTTTCAGAACTGAGCACATGTTCTACGGTGAAGGTAGTGATAAACCATTATTCTTATTAAGAAAAATGATCATGAGTGACACCGAACAAGAACGTAAATCAGCACTTAATGAATTGTTCACTTTCGTGAAGAGAGACATTAAAGCTACATTAGAAGTAATGAAAGGAAATCCAGTAACCATCAGATTACTAGACCCACCATTACACGAATTCGTACCTCACGATAAAGCAAAATTACAAGAGCTTTCTAAAGAGTTAGGTGTAAGTATGAGCATCTTAAACAGAAGAATCCTTGCATTACACGAAAACAACCCAATGCTTGGTCACAGAGGTGTACGTTTAGGAGTTTCTTATCCAGAAATTACCGAAATGCAAGTAAGAGCAATCTTCGAAGCTGCAGGTGAATTACAAAAAGAAGGTGTAAAAGCATTCCCAGAAATTATGATTCCTGTAACTTGCGGTAGACACGAACTTTCTCACCAAAAAGCAATCGTAGATAGAGTTTACGATGAAACTTTAGAGAAATTAGGAGTTAAAAAAATTCCTTACATGTACGGAACCATGATTGAGATTCCTAGAGCAGCACTTAAAGCAGATTCTATGGCACAAGTTGCAGATTTCTTCAGCTTTGGTACCAATGACTTAACTCAAATGTCTTTCGGTTTCTCTAGAGATGATATCGGTGGATTCTTACCTAAATATCTAGACCTTAAATTATTACCTGGAGACCCATTCGTATCTATTGACCAATCTGGTGTAGGCGAATTAATCAAAATCGGTGTAGAAAGAGGTAGAAAAACAAAACCAAACCTTAAAGTAGGTATTTGTGGTGAGCACGGTGGTGATGCAGATTCAGTGAAATTCTGTCATTCTATCGGTATGAACTACGTAAGTTGTTCTCCATTTAGAGTTCCTATCGCTAGATTAGCTGCTGCACAAGCTGCAATAGAAGAAAAAGCTTACGTTAAAAAATAA
- a CDS encoding SRPBCC domain-containing protein translates to MNLEGRKVIVNKSSEQLFQMLKNPEDYKHLMPDSLTSFEHREDGFKFGLKGMPEVALKIAELVEGQKVVLKSASSSLDFSLTGNISPVNENQTEVQLLFDGNFNPFIKMMVEKPLQNFLNALTDKLEQL, encoded by the coding sequence ATGAATTTAGAAGGAAGAAAAGTTATAGTAAATAAATCTTCTGAGCAACTTTTTCAAATGCTTAAAAATCCTGAAGATTATAAACACTTAATGCCAGATAGTTTAACCAGTTTTGAGCACAGAGAAGATGGCTTCAAATTTGGTTTAAAAGGAATGCCGGAAGTTGCCCTTAAAATCGCTGAATTGGTAGAAGGTCAAAAAGTAGTTTTGAAATCTGCAAGTTCTTCATTAGATTTCTCACTTACAGGAAACATCTCTCCAGTAAACGAAAACCAAACAGAAGTTCAGTTATTATTCGATGGAAATTTTAATCCATTTATCAAAATGATGGTAGAAAAACCATTACAAAACTTCTTAAATGCACTTACAGACAAGTTAGAGCAATTATAA